One Rhizobium sp. NRK18 genomic window carries:
- a CDS encoding sensor histidine kinase: MARLVLLFRSTAVRLSALYILLFGLCAAVLVFYVTSMSGQLIGRQVQESLADEIKDFSEIYARAGVNGILKTIERRARQPGANLYVIAGPVGQVLAGNVQAVDPGVLDATGWVDHPFRYTRYADDDVKKPQHVAVGYVFVLDNGLRILIARDLGEPQRLRYLVRRALMLALAIMGAGAVLIWFGIGRNALKRIDRMSAASKKIMAGDLTQRLPESGSGDEFDRLSVSLNAMIGRIAKLNEGLRQVSDNIAHDLKTPLTRLRNKAADALANPEPEARQHALEGIIAESDQLIRTFNALLMISRVEAGSVAAEMSPVDLAEIVADSAELYEPVAEDLGLALETDIAEKLSLLGNRELIGQALTNLMDNAIKYAVEGEGERKICVRAVSDGGEIRLSVADHGPGIPADRRDDVVKRFVRLDESRTKPGTGLGLSLVEAVMLLHGGRLELSDTEPDAEAAKGLTVTMIFPAARS, translated from the coding sequence ATGGCGCGACTGGTGCTGCTCTTCCGCTCGACTGCCGTCAGGCTCTCTGCGCTTTATATCCTGCTGTTCGGTCTCTGCGCCGCCGTGCTCGTCTTCTATGTGACGTCGATGTCCGGCCAGCTGATCGGCCGGCAGGTGCAGGAATCGCTTGCCGACGAGATCAAGGATTTCAGCGAGATCTATGCGCGGGCAGGGGTCAACGGCATCCTGAAGACCATCGAGCGTCGCGCCCGCCAGCCGGGCGCCAATCTTTACGTCATCGCCGGGCCGGTCGGTCAGGTGCTGGCCGGCAACGTCCAAGCCGTCGATCCGGGTGTCCTCGACGCGACCGGCTGGGTCGATCATCCGTTCCGCTACACGCGCTATGCCGATGACGATGTGAAGAAGCCGCAGCATGTCGCCGTCGGCTATGTCTTCGTGCTCGACAACGGGCTGCGCATCCTGATCGCCCGCGATCTCGGCGAACCGCAGCGGTTGCGCTATCTCGTGCGCCGGGCGCTGATGCTGGCGCTGGCGATCATGGGGGCCGGCGCGGTGCTGATCTGGTTCGGCATCGGCCGCAATGCGCTCAAACGCATCGACCGGATGTCGGCGGCAAGCAAGAAGATCATGGCCGGCGACCTGACGCAGCGGCTGCCGGAATCCGGCTCCGGCGACGAATTCGACCGGCTGTCGGTGTCGCTGAATGCGATGATCGGCCGGATCGCCAAGCTCAACGAAGGCCTGCGGCAGGTGTCCGACAACATCGCCCATGACCTGAAGACGCCGCTGACCCGGCTGCGCAACAAGGCGGCCGATGCGCTTGCCAATCCGGAGCCGGAAGCCCGCCAGCACGCGCTGGAAGGAATCATCGCCGAATCCGACCAGCTGATCCGCACTTTCAATGCGCTCCTGATGATTTCCCGCGTCGAGGCCGGTTCGGTCGCCGCCGAGATGAGCCCCGTTGACCTCGCCGAGATCGTCGCCGACAGCGCCGAACTTTACGAACCCGTGGCGGAGGATTTGGGACTGGCGCTGGAGACCGATATCGCCGAAAAGCTCTCGCTGCTCGGCAATCGCGAGCTGATCGGCCAGGCACTCACCAATCTGATGGACAATGCCATCAAATACGCCGTTGAAGGCGAGGGCGAGCGCAAGATTTGCGTGCGGGCCGTCAGCGACGGCGGCGAAATCCGTCTCTCCGTTGCCGACCACGGACCGGGCATCCCTGCCGACCGTCGTGACGATGTCGTCAAGCGCTTCGTCCGCTTGGACGAGAGCCGTACGAAGCCGGGCACCGGTCTCGGCCTCTCGCTGGTCGAAGCGGTCATGCTGCTGCATGGCGGGCGGCTAGAACTGTCCGATACGGAACCGGACGCCGAGGCCGCGAAGGGTCTGACCGTGACGATGATTTTCCCCGCCGCCAGGTCCTGA
- a CDS encoding response regulator transcription factor yields MSEVEIVTIEKDCAETGRPANVAHMKILLIEDDLEAAAYLVKAFRETGIVADHASDGESGLFMASENPYDVLLIDRMLPRRDGLSVISELRRKGIHTPVLILSALGQVDDRVTGLRAGGDDYLPKPYAFSELLARVEVLGRRKGTPEQDMVYRVGDLELDRLSHQVRRDGKEILLQPREFRLLEYLMKNAGQVVTRTMLLENVWDYHFDPQTNVIDVHVSRLRSKIEKDFDRPLLKTIRGAGYMIRDEG; encoded by the coding sequence ATGTCTGAGGTTGAAATCGTCACCATCGAGAAGGACTGTGCGGAGACCGGAAGACCGGCTAATGTCGCGCACATGAAGATTCTGCTGATTGAAGACGACCTGGAGGCTGCCGCCTACCTGGTCAAGGCATTCCGGGAAACCGGTATTGTGGCCGACCATGCCAGCGACGGCGAAAGCGGCCTGTTCATGGCATCCGAGAACCCGTATGACGTGCTTCTGATCGACCGCATGCTGCCGCGCCGCGACGGTCTGTCGGTGATCAGCGAGCTGCGCCGCAAGGGCATCCATACGCCGGTCCTGATCCTCTCCGCGCTCGGTCAGGTCGACGACCGCGTCACCGGCCTTCGCGCCGGCGGCGACGACTATCTGCCAAAGCCCTATGCCTTCTCCGAGCTGCTCGCCCGTGTCGAAGTTCTCGGACGCCGCAAGGGCACACCGGAACAGGACATGGTCTACCGCGTCGGCGACCTCGAGCTCGACCGCCTGTCCCATCAGGTGCGCCGCGACGGCAAGGAGATCCTGCTGCAGCCGCGCGAGTTCCGTCTCCTCGAATATCTCATGAAGAATGCCGGCCAGGTGGTGACCCGCACCATGCTCCTGGAAAACGTCTGGGATTATCATTTCGATCCGCAGACCAATGTCATCGACGTGCATGTCTCGCGGCTTCGCTCCAAGATCGAGAAGGATTTCGACCGGCCGCTCCTGAAGACCATCCGCGGCGCCGGCTACATGATCCGGGACGAAGGATAA
- a CDS encoding Do family serine endopeptidase: MLSTQNGRTTLKTVLKSTTVAGLAAVLLSTGIPALVEQSYAAPVEVDAPHVASFADVVDAVSPAVVSVRVESKIQPAADDGGFYFNFGERGFDNLPDDHPLKRFFRDFGGPNGGPNGGPQDGGPMPKGKPHLRPTAQGSGFFISDDGYIVTNNHVVADGSAFTVVMNDGTEMPAKLIGTDPRTDLAVLKVDSKRKFTYVQFADDNKVRVGDWVVAVGNPFGLGGTVTAGIVSARGRDIHSGPYDDFIQIDAAVNPGNSGGPAFNLNGEVIGINTAISTPSGGNVGIAFAIPASVAQGVVNDLIKSGTVDRGWLGVQIQPVTKDIAESLGLAEAKGALVIEPQENSPGMEAGIKKGDVVTAVNGDPIKDSRDLARRIGAMAPGAKVDVTIWRDGKSQDLSVKLGTLPAEKVASADQGSSDQATPSTDKALADLGLSVAPSDDGNGVTINDVDPNSDAADKGIRAGDKITSVNNQEISSADDIVKALKEAKDNGRTKALFQIETQQGSRFVALPVSQG; this comes from the coding sequence ATGTTGAGCACTCAAAACGGTCGCACCACCCTGAAAACCGTCCTGAAGTCCACGACTGTCGCGGGTCTTGCGGCGGTGCTCCTGTCGACCGGCATTCCGGCTCTCGTCGAACAGAGCTATGCGGCCCCGGTCGAAGTCGACGCGCCACACGTTGCAAGCTTTGCCGATGTCGTCGATGCCGTTTCCCCTGCCGTCGTTTCCGTTCGTGTCGAATCCAAGATCCAGCCGGCAGCCGACGATGGCGGCTTCTACTTCAACTTCGGCGAACGCGGCTTCGACAACCTGCCCGACGACCATCCGCTGAAGCGCTTCTTCCGTGATTTCGGCGGCCCGAATGGTGGTCCGAACGGCGGCCCGCAGGATGGCGGTCCGATGCCGAAGGGCAAGCCGCACCTGCGCCCGACCGCCCAGGGTTCCGGCTTCTTCATCTCCGATGACGGCTACATCGTCACTAACAACCACGTCGTTGCCGACGGCTCCGCCTTCACGGTCGTCATGAACGACGGCACGGAAATGCCGGCCAAGCTGATCGGCACCGATCCGCGCACTGACCTGGCCGTGCTGAAGGTCGATTCCAAGCGCAAGTTCACCTATGTGCAGTTTGCCGATGACAACAAGGTGCGCGTCGGTGACTGGGTCGTCGCTGTCGGCAACCCGTTCGGTCTCGGCGGTACGGTGACTGCAGGTATCGTTTCGGCCCGTGGCCGCGATATCCATTCTGGTCCCTATGACGACTTCATCCAGATCGACGCTGCCGTGAACCCCGGCAACTCCGGTGGCCCGGCCTTCAACCTGAACGGCGAAGTGATCGGCATCAACACCGCGATCTCCACGCCATCCGGCGGCAACGTCGGCATCGCTTTCGCCATCCCGGCATCGGTCGCACAGGGCGTCGTCAACGATCTGATCAAGAGCGGCACGGTCGACCGTGGCTGGCTCGGTGTTCAGATCCAGCCGGTGACCAAGGATATTGCCGAATCGCTCGGCCTCGCCGAAGCCAAGGGTGCGCTGGTGATCGAGCCGCAGGAGAACTCTCCGGGCATGGAAGCTGGCATCAAGAAGGGTGACGTGGTCACCGCCGTCAACGGCGATCCGATCAAGGACTCCCGTGATCTTGCCCGCCGCATCGGGGCCATGGCTCCGGGTGCGAAGGTCGACGTGACGATCTGGCGTGACGGCAAGTCGCAGGATCTGAGCGTCAAGCTCGGCACGCTGCCGGCTGAAAAGGTTGCCAGCGCCGATCAGGGCTCCTCCGACCAGGCAACGCCGTCCACCGACAAGGCGCTCGCCGACCTCGGCCTCAGCGTGGCGCCGTCCGACGACGGTAACGGCGTGACCATCAACGACGTCGATCCGAACTCGGATGCCGCCGACAAGGGCATCCGCGCCGGCGACAAGATCACCTCGGTCAACAACCAGGAGATCTCCAGCGCCGACGACATCGTCAAGGCCCTGAAGGAAGCCAAGGACAACGGCCGCACCAAGGCGCTGTTCCAGATCGAGACCCAGCAGGGCAGCCGCTTCGTGGCACTGCCCGTCAGCCAGGGCTGA
- a CDS encoding cytochrome c-type biogenesis protein CcmH, whose translation MIRRLLLIIAFLITAAPAFAVNPDEVLSDPALEARARTISAELRCMVCQNQSIDDSNADLARDLRLLVRNRLTQGDTDQQVIDYIVSRYGEFVLLKPRFGEKTLILWGAPVLLAVAGGFALFIYGRRNRARPTGKPLSEAEAKELENILKS comes from the coding sequence ATGATCCGCCGTCTTCTCCTGATTATCGCGTTCCTGATCACGGCGGCGCCGGCTTTCGCCGTCAATCCGGATGAGGTGCTGTCCGATCCCGCGCTCGAGGCGAGGGCGCGGACGATTTCTGCCGAGCTTCGCTGCATGGTCTGCCAGAATCAGTCGATCGACGATTCGAACGCCGATCTCGCCCGCGATCTGCGATTGCTGGTGCGAAACCGGCTGACGCAGGGCGATACCGACCAGCAGGTCATCGACTATATCGTGTCGCGCTACGGCGAATTCGTTCTCCTGAAGCCGCGGTTCGGCGAGAAGACGCTGATCCTGTGGGGCGCGCCTGTGCTGCTCGCCGTTGCCGGAGGTTTCGCGTTGTTCATCTACGGCCGCAGGAACCGCGCTCGCCCGACCGGCAAGCCACTCTCCGAAGCGGAAGCCAAGGAATTGGAAAACATACTGAAAAGCTGA
- a CDS encoding heme lyase CcmF/NrfE family subunit produces the protein MMTELGHYALVLALGVMLVQSILPVVGARRGDAGLMDLASYAALTGFALVAFSFAMLARAHMTSDFSVVNVWENSHSLVPALYKFSGVWGNHEGSMMLWLLILAFFSALVALFGRNIPDTLKANVLAVQAWIGFAFTLFILLTSNPFARLFPPPAEGKDLNPVLQDVGLAIHPPLLYLGYVGFSVCFSFAVAALLDGRIDAAWARWVRPWTLTAWTFLTAGIAMGSYWAYYELGWGGWWFWDPVENASFMPWLAGTALLHSALVMEKREALKIWTVLLAILTFSLSLLGTFLVRSGVLTSVHAFASDPSRGIFILCILIIFIGGSLSLFAFRAPLLKAGGLFAPISREGALVLNNLILTVSTATVLIGTLYPLLLETLTGEKISVGAPFFNLTFGLLMVPLIVAVPFGPLLAWKRGDLLGAFQRLYIFAIVAFIAAAILFYMQNGGPLMALLGLGAGFYLIFGAFADLFYRAGFSKVGLSVGWKRLTGLPRSAFGTAIAHAGFGVSVLGVVAVTTFATENVVEMKPGATTEAGGYQITFDGMKSGKGPNYTEDSGHFSIARGGVQVSDFFSSKRLYTARRMPTTEAGIRTFGLSQLYVSLGDPTDDGGMVVRIWWKPFILCIWGGALIMMVGGFVSLSDRRLRVGAPKRRAKVAARPAVEAAE, from the coding sequence ATGATGACCGAGCTTGGACATTATGCGCTCGTATTGGCGCTCGGCGTGATGCTGGTCCAGTCGATCCTGCCGGTCGTCGGCGCCAGACGCGGCGATGCGGGACTGATGGATCTTGCCTCCTATGCGGCGCTGACCGGTTTTGCGCTGGTCGCCTTTTCCTTCGCCATGCTGGCGCGCGCGCACATGACGTCCGACTTCTCGGTCGTCAACGTCTGGGAGAATTCGCACTCGCTGGTGCCGGCGCTCTACAAGTTTTCGGGCGTGTGGGGCAACCACGAAGGCTCGATGATGCTGTGGCTGCTGATCCTCGCCTTCTTCAGCGCCCTCGTCGCCCTGTTCGGCCGCAACATTCCTGATACGCTGAAGGCCAATGTGCTGGCGGTGCAGGCCTGGATCGGCTTCGCCTTCACCCTCTTCATCCTCCTGACCTCGAACCCTTTTGCGCGGCTTTTCCCGCCGCCGGCGGAAGGCAAGGATCTGAACCCGGTGCTGCAGGATGTCGGCCTCGCCATTCATCCGCCGCTTCTCTATCTCGGCTATGTCGGCTTCTCGGTCTGCTTCTCCTTTGCCGTTGCGGCGCTTCTCGATGGCCGCATCGATGCGGCCTGGGCGCGCTGGGTTCGTCCCTGGACGCTGACGGCATGGACGTTCCTGACGGCGGGCATCGCCATGGGGTCCTACTGGGCCTATTACGAGCTCGGCTGGGGCGGCTGGTGGTTCTGGGATCCGGTCGAGAACGCCTCCTTCATGCCATGGCTCGCCGGTACGGCGCTCCTGCATTCGGCACTGGTCATGGAAAAACGCGAGGCCCTGAAGATCTGGACGGTGCTGCTTGCCATCCTGACCTTCTCGCTGTCGCTGCTCGGCACCTTCCTCGTGCGCTCCGGCGTCCTGACCTCGGTGCATGCGTTTGCCTCCGACCCGTCGCGCGGCATCTTCATCCTCTGCATCCTGATCATCTTCATCGGCGGCTCGTTGAGCCTGTTTGCCTTCCGCGCGCCGCTGTTGAAAGCCGGCGGGCTGTTCGCGCCGATCTCCCGAGAGGGCGCGCTGGTGCTCAACAATCTGATCCTCACGGTGTCGACCGCAACGGTTCTGATCGGCACGCTTTATCCGCTGCTGCTCGAAACGCTGACCGGCGAGAAGATCTCCGTCGGCGCGCCGTTCTTCAACCTGACCTTCGGCCTGTTGATGGTGCCGCTGATCGTCGCCGTGCCGTTCGGGCCGCTGCTGGCGTGGAAGCGGGGCGACCTGTTGGGCGCCTTCCAGCGGCTCTACATCTTCGCGATCGTCGCCTTCATCGCTGCGGCGATCCTGTTCTACATGCAGAACGGCGGGCCGCTCATGGCGCTCCTTGGCCTCGGGGCGGGCTTCTACCTGATCTTCGGCGCATTCGCCGATCTCTTCTACCGCGCCGGTTTCTCCAAGGTCGGGCTGAGCGTCGGCTGGAAGCGCCTGACAGGCCTGCCGCGCTCGGCGTTCGGAACGGCGATCGCCCATGCGGGCTTCGGCGTCTCGGTCCTCGGCGTTGTCGCCGTCACGACATTTGCGACGGAGAACGTCGTGGAGATGAAACCGGGCGCGACGACGGAAGCGGGCGGCTATCAGATCACCTTCGACGGGATGAAATCCGGCAAGGGACCGAACTACACCGAGGATTCGGGCCATTTCTCCATTGCCCGCGGCGGTGTGCAGGTCTCTGATTTCTTCTCCTCCAAGCGGCTCTACACGGCCCGCCGCATGCCGACGACGGAAGCCGGCATCCGCACCTTCGGCCTCAGCCAGCTTTACGTTTCGCTGGGCGATCCGACGGATGACGGCGGCATGGTCGTGCGCATCTGGTGGAAGCCGTTCATCCTCTGCATCTGGGGCGGCGCCCTGATCATGATGGTCGGCGGTTTTGTGTCGCTGAGCGACCGTCGCCTGCGCGTCGGCGCGCCGAAGCGGCGGGCCAAGGTGGCGGCGAGACCGGCAGTGGAGGCGGCCGAATGA
- the ccmE gene encoding cytochrome c maturation protein CcmE, protein MTRKQKRLAVIGCGMGFIIAAVLLVMFAFGQSVAYFYVPGDLAEAHVQPGTRIRLGGLVEEGSWVRGAGTTSTFVVTDTQANVKVTYTGILPDLFREGQGVVAEGKFEPGSDVFVADTVLAKHDETYMPKDVADRLEARGVTLSGKETIK, encoded by the coding sequence ATGACACGCAAGCAGAAACGCCTCGCGGTGATCGGCTGCGGCATGGGGTTCATCATCGCCGCCGTTCTCCTCGTTATGTTCGCCTTCGGCCAGTCGGTCGCCTATTTCTACGTCCCCGGTGATCTGGCCGAGGCGCATGTGCAGCCGGGCACCCGGATCAGGCTTGGCGGACTGGTCGAGGAGGGTAGCTGGGTGCGCGGCGCCGGAACGACCTCGACCTTCGTCGTGACCGATACCCAGGCCAATGTTAAGGTGACCTATACCGGCATCCTGCCGGACCTGTTCCGCGAGGGGCAGGGCGTGGTGGCCGAAGGCAAGTTCGAGCCGGGCAGCGATGTTTTCGTTGCCGATACCGTGCTTGCCAAGCATGATGAGACCTACATGCCCAAGGATGTCGCCGACAGGCTGGAGGCGCGGGGCGTAACGCTTTCTGGCAAGGAAACCATCAAATGA
- the ccmI gene encoding c-type cytochrome biogenesis protein CcmI: MDFWILATLLTVLVAALLVMPLLRKGRQPDETHAGEAAVYRDQLSELERDRASGLISAEEAEYARAEIGRRLIAVSKDKAQQRKAGGRHVLVSAVVVLAVAGTAIYLYGLTGSPGAPDEPLEARMENPGNDVGILIAKAERHLADNPDDGGGWDLLAPIYFRNMRIGDAELAYRNAIRLLGENAERLSGLGETLVAGNDGIVTDEAQQIFQKSVALDGNNPKAKYYLALALEESGKREEALAAFKALAAESPADAPWMPLVNRHIAQVGGAPAIAENDGKAPGNPTADDVEAAKDMSSGDRQQMIQSMVASLAQKLADDPNNFEGWMRLVRSYAVLNQKDKAEEALKTALKTFPADGDQRRELVALGKEMGLTVDGASQ, encoded by the coding sequence ATGGATTTCTGGATTCTTGCCACACTTCTGACCGTCCTCGTCGCGGCCTTGCTTGTCATGCCGCTTTTGCGAAAGGGACGACAACCCGATGAAACGCATGCGGGCGAAGCGGCCGTCTATCGCGACCAGCTCTCCGAACTGGAGCGGGACCGCGCATCCGGCCTGATTTCGGCGGAAGAAGCCGAATATGCCCGCGCCGAGATCGGCCGGCGGCTGATCGCCGTTTCCAAGGACAAGGCGCAGCAGCGGAAGGCCGGCGGCCGGCATGTGCTGGTCTCCGCCGTCGTCGTGCTCGCCGTCGCCGGCACTGCGATCTATCTCTATGGCCTGACTGGTTCACCCGGCGCGCCGGACGAGCCGCTCGAGGCCCGGATGGAAAATCCCGGTAACGACGTCGGCATCCTGATCGCCAAGGCCGAACGCCATCTTGCCGACAATCCCGATGACGGCGGCGGCTGGGACCTGCTGGCGCCGATCTATTTCCGCAACATGCGCATCGGTGACGCCGAACTCGCCTACCGCAACGCAATCCGGCTTCTCGGCGAGAATGCCGAACGTCTGTCCGGCCTCGGCGAGACGCTGGTCGCCGGCAATGACGGCATCGTCACCGACGAGGCGCAGCAGATCTTTCAGAAGTCGGTCGCGCTCGACGGCAACAATCCGAAGGCGAAATACTATCTTGCGCTGGCGCTGGAAGAGAGCGGCAAGCGCGAAGAAGCACTGGCGGCCTTCAAGGCTCTGGCGGCGGAAAGCCCCGCCGACGCGCCATGGATGCCGCTGGTAAACCGCCACATCGCCCAGGTTGGCGGGGCGCCGGCAATCGCCGAAAATGACGGCAAGGCACCGGGCAATCCGACCGCAGACGATGTCGAAGCCGCCAAGGACATGTCGTCGGGCGATCGTCAGCAGATGATCCAGTCGATGGTTGCAAGCCTCGCCCAGAAGCTCGCCGACGACCCGAACAATTTCGAGGGCTGGATGCGGCTGGTACGCTCCTATGCGGTGCTGAACCAGAAGGACAAGGCCGAGGAAGCCCTCAAGACCGCGCTGAAGACCTTTCCGGCTGATGGCGACCAGCGCAGGGAGCTCGTTGCGCTCGGCAAGGAAATGGGTCTGACGGTGGATGGAGCAAGCCAATGA
- a CDS encoding ATP-binding protein, which yields MRNSSLTFRVLLLATIWSAVAIVVIALVISTLYRRGAERGFEGLLHAQLYNVINSVSVDDAGKLTGSPQLGNLDFQQPASGWYWMVEPIGDYKAEPLVSSSLGDIKLPVISTTAVPFDANYERLYSEPDGAGNTVMIAETEVIMDNDGRIARFRVAGNTQVVEDDVRYFSHRLYLALGVFGFGSLVINALAILLGLRPLDRARKALEKIRGGESEKLPENFPREIQPLANEVNALIESNRRIVERARMQVGNLAHSLKTPIAVLLNESRVINGAQGELVRNQADTMQAQVQSYLNRARIAAQRDTVLARAEIEPVLERLVRVMRRLNDGVEFTLTVEPKDLMLAMEAQDLEETVGNLLENAARFAKGRVAISVARAVEETGSRPKVEIVVEDDGPGLEPGEIKEAMKRGRRLDESKPGTGLGLSIVKEIATEYEGDFALSRGAMGGLRARLLLPALIRENT from the coding sequence ATGCGCAACAGTTCCCTGACCTTCCGCGTTCTGCTGCTGGCGACCATATGGTCGGCGGTGGCGATCGTGGTGATCGCGCTCGTCATCTCGACGCTCTACCGGCGCGGCGCCGAACGCGGTTTCGAGGGACTGCTGCACGCCCAGCTCTACAACGTCATCAACTCGGTTTCCGTTGACGATGCCGGAAAGCTGACCGGCTCGCCGCAATTGGGAAATCTCGATTTCCAGCAGCCGGCCAGCGGCTGGTACTGGATGGTCGAGCCGATCGGCGACTACAAGGCCGAACCGCTGGTTTCCTCGTCGCTTGGCGACATCAAGCTGCCGGTGATCTCGACCACGGCGGTGCCATTCGACGCCAATTACGAACGGCTCTATTCCGAACCGGACGGCGCCGGCAACACCGTGATGATCGCCGAAACCGAGGTCATCATGGACAACGACGGCCGTATCGCGAGGTTCCGCGTGGCCGGCAATACGCAGGTCGTCGAGGATGACGTGCGCTATTTCTCGCATCGGCTCTATCTGGCGCTCGGCGTCTTCGGTTTCGGCAGCCTTGTCATCAACGCGCTGGCGATCCTGCTCGGCCTGCGACCGCTCGATCGGGCCAGGAAGGCGCTGGAGAAGATCCGCGGCGGCGAGAGCGAGAAGCTGCCGGAGAATTTCCCGCGCGAAATCCAGCCGCTCGCCAACGAGGTCAACGCGCTGATCGAGAGCAACCGGCGCATCGTCGAGCGCGCCCGCATGCAGGTCGGCAACCTCGCCCATTCGCTGAAGACGCCGATCGCGGTGCTGTTGAACGAATCGCGGGTCATCAACGGCGCGCAGGGCGAGCTGGTGCGCAACCAGGCCGACACGATGCAGGCGCAGGTGCAGTCCTACCTCAACCGCGCCCGCATCGCCGCGCAGCGCGACACGGTGCTGGCGCGAGCCGAGATCGAACCGGTGCTGGAGCGGCTGGTGCGCGTCATGCGGCGGCTGAACGACGGCGTCGAGTTCACGCTCACGGTGGAGCCGAAGGACCTGATGCTGGCGATGGAGGCGCAGGATCTCGAGGAGACCGTCGGCAATCTTCTGGAAAACGCCGCCCGCTTCGCCAAGGGCCGGGTGGCGATTTCGGTCGCCCGCGCGGTCGAGGAGACGGGCTCCCGACCCAAGGTGGAGATCGTCGTCGAGGATGACGGGCCGGGGCTGGAGCCGGGCGAGATCAAGGAAGCGATGAAGCGCGGCCGGCGGCTCGACGAGAGCAAGCCCGGAACGGGGCTCGGCCTTTCGATCGTCAAGGAGATCGCCACGGAATACGAAGGCGATTTCGCATTGTCGCGCGGCGCGATGGGAGGGCTTCGCGCCCGCCTGCTGCTGCCGGCGCTGATCCGCGAAAACACTTGA
- a CDS encoding response regulator transcription factor translates to MRILVVEDDENLNRQLSETLKEAGYVVDQAFDGEEGHFLGETEPYDAVVLDIGLPEMDGITVLEKWRAEGRAMPVLILTARDRWSDKVAGIDAGADDYVTKPFHVEEVLARLRALIRRAAGVVTSEISCGPVRLDTKSSKATVNGMTLKLTSHEYRLLSYLMHHLGEVVSRTELVEHMYDQDFDRDSNTIEVFVGRLRKKLGVDLIETVRGLGYRMQAPGDAKAADAK, encoded by the coding sequence ATGCGCATTCTGGTCGTCGAGGATGACGAAAATCTCAACCGGCAGCTGAGCGAGACGCTGAAGGAGGCCGGCTATGTGGTCGATCAGGCATTCGACGGCGAGGAAGGCCACTTTCTGGGCGAAACCGAGCCCTATGATGCGGTGGTTCTCGATATCGGCCTGCCGGAGATGGACGGCATCACGGTGCTGGAGAAGTGGCGCGCCGAGGGCCGGGCGATGCCCGTGCTGATCCTCACCGCCCGCGACCGCTGGTCGGACAAGGTGGCCGGCATCGACGCCGGCGCCGACGACTACGTCACCAAACCGTTCCACGTCGAGGAAGTGCTGGCGCGCCTGCGCGCGCTGATCCGCCGGGCGGCGGGCGTCGTCACCTCCGAAATCAGCTGCGGCCCGGTGCGCCTCGACACCAAGAGTTCGAAGGCGACCGTCAACGGCATGACGCTGAAACTCACCTCGCACGAATACCGCCTCCTGTCCTATCTGATGCACCACCTCGGCGAGGTGGTGTCGCGCACCGAACTGGTCGAGCACATGTACGACCAGGACTTCGACCGTGATTCCAACACGATCGAGGTTTTTGTCGGCCGCCTGCGCAAGAAGCTCGGCGTCGACCTTATCGAAACGGTGCGCGGGCTCGGATACCGGATGCAGGCGCCCGGTGACGCCAAAGCCGCCGACGCGAAATAG